From the Candidatus Babeliales bacterium genome, the window TTCAATCATGGCGTGATTTGCCGTTAAAAATTAATCAATGGTCTAATGTGGTGCGTTGGGAAATGCGTACTCGTCCATTTTTACGTACAACAGAATTTTTTTGGCAAGAAGGTCATACGGCGCATGAAACATATGATGAGGCATTGCAAGAAGCACAGTTAATGCTTAATGAGTATGTGAGTTTAGCGCATGATTATTTAGCGGTACCGGTTATTCCAGGCCGTAAATCAGAGACAGAAAAATTTCCTGGTGCCGATATTACCTTTACCTACGAAGCGCTTATGCATGATGGTAAAGCTTTACAAATGGGTACATCACATATTATATCGCAAAGCTTTGCTAAAGCATTTAATATGCAGTATCAAGATCGAGAAGGAAAACAGGCATATCCATATTTGACCAGTTGGGGTTCAACAACCCGTTTAATCGGTGCGGTGGTTATGGTGCATGGTGATGCAAAAGGTTTAGTGTTGCCTCCTATGATTGCACCGATTCAAGTGGTTATTATACCGATATTTAAAAAAGGTACCGATAACGCAGTAATTTTAGACGCGGCATATGCAATAAAAAATAGTCTGCCTGGTATGCGTGTAGAAATTGATCATGATGACTCAAAGAGCCCGGGCAGTAAATTTTATAAATGGGAGCTCAAAGGAGTTCCTGTTCGTATTGAAATTGGACCTCGCGATATTGAGGCGCAAGTGGCAATCGTGACTGATCGTTTAGATTCTCAAAAACGTACTATTCCGTTTGATCAGATTGGTAGTGTAGTTCAGGCATTGTGCGTCGAATTACAAAAAACTATGTTTGATCGTGCATATGCGCGTATGAAGAGTATGTGGCATACAGCGGAGAAGTTAACTGATTTTGGTCCTCAATTACAAAAGAATCAGGGAATATATCAGGTAGG encodes:
- the proS gene encoding proline--tRNA ligase, with the translated sequence MNKLADINNDFSQWYLDVVYQSELADQSPVRGCIVIRPYGYAMWERIVARLDQRIKETGHQNASFPLLIPESFLKREAQHVEGFAPELAVVTHAGGSELDEPLVVRPTSETIIHYMFARWIQSWRDLPLKINQWSNVVRWEMRTRPFLRTTEFFWQEGHTAHETYDEALQEAQLMLNEYVSLAHDYLAVPVIPGRKSETEKFPGADITFTYEALMHDGKALQMGTSHIISQSFAKAFNMQYQDREGKQAYPYLTSWGSTTRLIGAVVMVHGDAKGLVLPPMIAPIQVVIIPIFKKGTDNAVILDAAYAIKNSLPGMRVEIDHDDSKSPGSKFYKWELKGVPVRIEIGPRDIEAQVAIVTDRLDSQKRTIPFDQIGSVVQALCVELQKTMFDRAYARMKSMWHTAEKLTDFGPQLQKNQGIYQVGFCGAAACEGQLKQYQATTRCRIEEHTATVCFACDRASVGDVLVAKAY